The Saccharolobus shibatae B12 genomic interval TAATTAGTGTTGCAATAAAGGCTATAAGAGAAATTTATACCCCAGACGGTTTTAATATAGGTGTAAATATAGGTAGAGTAGCTGGAGCAGGTATAGAAGCTCACGTTCACGTTCATATTGTGCCAAGATGGAATGGTGATTCCAATTTTATGCCAGTTATTTTTAACACTAAGGTTATGCCAGAGACGCTTGGAGATACGTTTAAAAAATTAAATGCAAAAATTAATGAGATTATGAAGAAGCCCTCGAAATCTGAGTAATTGATGAAGGCAGGGTTTTACGGATGAATTATTTAGAATATTTCGATAGAATTAGACTAGTAAAAGAGAAAATAGAAAAATATGTACACACTACTCCAATAGACTATTCCACAACATTTTCTAGGATTACAAACGCAAAAGTTTATCTTAAATTAGAAAACTTACAGAAAACGGGATCATTTAAAGTTAGAGGTGCCTTCAATAAACTGTTATCTCTGAAGGAGGAAGAAAGAAAGAAAGGCGTTATTGCTGTCTCAGCAGGTAATCACGCTCAAGGAGTTGCATATGCTGCCTCAACGTTGAATATTAGATCAACTATAGTGATGCCAGAAACAGCTCCAGCTTCTAAGTATTTAGCTACAAGATCCTATGGGGCAGATGTGGTACTATATGGTAAGTACTTGCATGAGAGTATGAAGAAAGCTGAAGAATTGATTCAAAAAACTGGTTTAATATTTGTTCATCCTTATGGCGATTTAGACGTGATAATGGGGCAGGGTACCATAGGATTAGAATTATACGATATTGAACCAGATTACGTGATTATTCCAATAGGAGGTGGAGGACTAATTTCTGGTATAAGTATAGCTTTAAAGTATAGATTCCCAAATGTCAAGATAATAGGTGTTCAGTCTTCCTCTTCCCCTTCTATGAAGGTTTCTAAGGATC includes:
- the ilvA gene encoding threonine ammonia-lyase, which gives rise to MNYLEYFDRIRLVKEKIEKYVHTTPIDYSTTFSRITNAKVYLKLENLQKTGSFKVRGAFNKLLSLKEEERKKGVIAVSAGNHAQGVAYAASTLNIRSTIVMPETAPASKYLATRSYGADVVLYGKYLHESMKKAEELIQKTGLIFVHPYGDLDVIMGQGTIGLELYDIEPDYVIIPIGGGGLISGISIALKYRFPNVKIIGVQSSSSPSMKVSKDLGRLVEIEPGYSIADGILVKSPSELTFGIINELVDDIVLVDDEEIAEAIVLLLERSKTLAEGAGAAALASLISGKVKVNGIDKKVISLVSGGNIDLSLLSTLTEKFLYRQKRVVKVRVIVPDKPGQLNKVLSYVVKIRGNIIDIVHDRHSSDVLPGYTKIYITFELQSSEALSLLLTNLANEGIDVKIVE
- a CDS encoding HIT family protein, whose amino-acid sequence is MDILWAPWRAKYISETSKLKQDECLFCRVIKEENDEQNYVVYRGKYAFIILNAFPYNTAHVMVVPYKHVPSIELLSDDEVLDIFNLISVAIKAIREIYTPDGFNIGVNIGRVAGAGIEAHVHVHIVPRWNGDSNFMPVIFNTKVMPETLGDTFKKLNAKINEIMKKPSKSE